A single window of Streptomyces sp. NBC_00464 DNA harbors:
- a CDS encoding helix-turn-helix domain-containing protein produces the protein MLGAIGLDETQESAYRALVAVGAAEVSDLAHRLALPERDTERALRRLEQHGLAAQSSARTGRWVAAPPGVALGALLTQQRHELEQAELAAVLLAEEYRVDAAEPAVHDLVEVVTGASAVAHRFHQLQLGATSEVCALVTGNPVAVSGLDNESEEQAATRGVSFRVVVEREVLGLPSGILELSAAMGRDEQCRVVDRVPTKLVVADGAMAMVPLTRRGADPAALVVHESGLLESLTGLFEAVWREAMPLRLAESGRVHVDTTGPDPTDLEVLSLLLAGLTDASVAKQLDLGLRTVQRRVKGLMELTGVSTRLQLGWHAYERGWVAREPRP, from the coding sequence ATGCTGGGAGCCATAGGTCTCGACGAGACACAGGAGTCGGCCTACCGCGCGCTCGTGGCGGTCGGAGCCGCGGAGGTCTCCGATCTCGCGCACCGGCTGGCACTGCCCGAACGGGACACCGAGCGGGCGCTGCGGCGGCTGGAGCAGCACGGGCTGGCCGCCCAGTCGTCGGCCCGTACGGGGCGCTGGGTGGCGGCGCCGCCCGGGGTCGCGCTGGGGGCTCTGCTGACCCAGCAGCGCCACGAGCTGGAACAGGCGGAGCTGGCGGCCGTGCTGCTGGCCGAGGAGTACCGGGTGGACGCCGCCGAGCCCGCCGTGCACGATCTGGTCGAGGTGGTCACCGGGGCGAGCGCCGTGGCCCACCGTTTCCATCAGCTGCAGCTGGGCGCGACGAGTGAGGTGTGCGCCCTCGTCACCGGGAACCCGGTCGCGGTCAGCGGGCTCGACAACGAGTCGGAGGAGCAGGCCGCCACCCGCGGGGTGTCGTTCCGGGTGGTGGTCGAGCGCGAGGTGCTGGGACTGCCGTCGGGGATTCTGGAGCTGTCGGCGGCGATGGGCCGCGACGAGCAGTGCCGCGTCGTGGACCGGGTGCCGACGAAGCTGGTCGTCGCGGACGGGGCGATGGCGATGGTGCCGCTGACCCGTCGCGGCGCGGATCCCGCGGCGCTCGTGGTGCACGAATCGGGACTGCTGGAGTCGCTGACGGGGCTCTTCGAGGCGGTGTGGCGCGAGGCGATGCCGCTGCGGCTCGCCGAGAGCGGCCGGGTCCACGTGGACACCACGGGTCCCGATCCGACGGATCTGGAGGTCCTGTCGCTGCTGCTGGCCGGCCTGACCGATGCCAGCGTGGCGAAACAGTTGGATCTGGGGCTGCGGACGGTGCAGCGCCGGGTCAAGGGCCTGATGGAGCTCACCGGGGTGTCGACCCGGCTCCAGCTGGGCTGGCATGCGTACGAGCGGGGCTGGGTCGCCCGCGAACCCCGGCCCTGA
- a CDS encoding DUF456 domain-containing protein — translation MSVWQLVAVGLVMLLGLIGVLVPGVPGQAIVWAAVLWWALTDMTPAAWGILIGATALLLLNQALKPLLPPRRPRESGAPRRTLMLGGIGAITGFFVIPVVGAIAGYVGVIYGAERLRLGSRGAGWASVRSVMRATGYSVLVELFACLLVAGAWLGAVIWG, via the coding sequence ATGAGTGTGTGGCAGCTCGTCGCCGTCGGTCTGGTCATGCTGCTCGGCCTGATCGGCGTGCTGGTGCCCGGTGTGCCCGGGCAGGCGATCGTCTGGGCCGCCGTCCTGTGGTGGGCGCTGACGGACATGACGCCGGCCGCCTGGGGGATCCTGATCGGGGCCACGGCACTGCTGCTGCTGAACCAGGCGCTCAAACCGCTCCTGCCACCGCGCCGCCCGCGTGAGTCCGGGGCGCCGCGGCGGACGCTGATGCTCGGCGGGATCGGAGCCATCACCGGATTCTTCGTGATCCCCGTGGTCGGAGCGATCGCCGGGTACGTCGGCGTGATCTACGGGGCCGAGCGACTGCGGCTGGGCAGTCGCGGGGCCGGCTGGGCATCGGTCCGCTCGGTGATGCGGGCGACCGGCTACTCCGTGCTCGTCGAGCTGTTCGCGTGCCTGCTGGTGGCAGGGGCCTGGCTGGGCGCGGTGATCTGGGGCTGA